Proteins encoded in a region of the Mycolicibacterium neoaurum genome:
- a CDS encoding ABC transporter permease, translated as MATTFAFPGRSLSSGLTRFRGTGLFVAVTFLVLLAVAVVLPGLFTDRDPLASDMADALAAPSLDHIFGTDHLGRDVWSRVVHGARYSILIGVASTLLAVVIGVVLGLIAGVAHRWVNEAISRVFDAVGAFPDLLFALMLITLIGPGTGNVIAAIAIASAPRFGRVVRAETLRVRESDYVAQSRLAIASAVTRTARHVLPNALGTVPVLATLGVGTAIIGAAGLSFLGFGPTPPLPEWGSMLSDARQDLRIAWWVGFFPGLFITLTVISVSITGRHLQRRFERRAVQ; from the coding sequence ATGGCAACGACATTCGCCTTTCCCGGCCGGTCTCTGTCCTCCGGGCTCACCCGATTCCGCGGCACCGGTCTGTTCGTCGCGGTGACCTTTCTCGTCCTGCTCGCGGTGGCCGTCGTGCTCCCGGGGTTGTTCACCGACCGAGATCCGCTGGCCAGTGACATGGCGGACGCACTGGCCGCGCCCAGCCTGGACCACATCTTCGGCACCGACCACCTCGGCCGCGACGTCTGGTCGCGGGTGGTTCACGGCGCCCGGTACTCGATCCTCATCGGTGTAGCATCCACACTGCTCGCCGTCGTCATCGGAGTGGTGCTGGGCCTGATCGCCGGGGTGGCCCACCGGTGGGTCAACGAGGCGATCTCCCGGGTGTTCGACGCGGTCGGGGCGTTTCCGGACCTGCTGTTCGCGTTGATGTTGATCACACTGATCGGACCCGGCACGGGCAATGTCATCGCCGCCATCGCCATCGCCTCGGCACCGCGGTTCGGCCGGGTGGTACGGGCCGAGACGCTACGGGTGCGCGAATCCGACTATGTGGCCCAGTCACGGTTGGCGATCGCCTCGGCAGTCACCCGCACGGCGCGCCATGTACTGCCGAACGCGCTGGGCACCGTGCCGGTGCTGGCCACCCTCGGGGTGGGTACCGCGATCATCGGCGCCGCCGGCCTGAGCTTCCTCGGATTCGGTCCCACTCCGCCACTGCCGGAATGGGGTTCGATGCTCTCCGACGCGCGTCAGGACCTGCGGATCGCGTGGTGGGTCGGCTTCTTCCCTGGACTGTTCATCACCCTCACCGTGATCAGCGTGTCGATCACCGGCAGGCACCTGCAACGCCGATTCGAGCGCAGGGCCGTGCAATGA
- a CDS encoding sulfurtransferase, with translation MPLITHGVVSVEEIVQQLANPRLVVIEVHATQPSAPLIPGARAVFWKDLAWHPLERELADGAELSRRLFDLGAGEGSRIVLAGDPTQFAAYLLWTLRVRGYEEVSYLDGGLEAWRAIGAPTADRLTVTREPATEPLPVPVATDAHEALRIGRDEVRGLLGADDVVLLDYRTPQEYSGERVSGPTAPIDHGAERHGRIPGAKPLFFRELLDEHGRLKSADELRELVGRSVDGDPRLIVNYCRLSHRSTLGWIALSEVLGLDNVRVYDGSWTEWGSIVGFPIEK, from the coding sequence ATGCCACTCATTACCCACGGTGTCGTGTCCGTCGAGGAGATCGTCCAGCAACTGGCGAATCCGAGGCTGGTCGTCATCGAGGTGCACGCCACCCAGCCGAGTGCGCCGCTGATCCCCGGCGCCCGGGCGGTGTTCTGGAAAGACCTCGCCTGGCATCCGCTGGAGCGCGAACTTGCCGACGGTGCCGAGCTTTCGCGGCGGTTGTTCGACCTCGGTGCCGGCGAGGGCTCACGTATCGTGCTGGCCGGGGATCCGACACAGTTCGCCGCCTACCTGCTGTGGACGTTGCGGGTGCGTGGTTACGAGGAGGTGTCCTACCTCGACGGGGGCCTGGAGGCCTGGCGGGCCATCGGCGCCCCCACCGCCGATCGACTGACTGTCACCCGGGAGCCCGCCACCGAGCCCCTGCCGGTGCCGGTGGCAACGGACGCGCACGAGGCGCTGCGCATCGGCCGCGATGAGGTGCGCGGCCTGCTTGGCGCCGATGATGTGGTGCTGCTGGACTATCGGACACCGCAGGAGTACTCCGGCGAGCGTGTCAGCGGACCGACGGCACCGATCGACCACGGTGCCGAACGGCACGGCCGGATTCCCGGCGCCAAGCCATTGTTCTTCCGCGAGCTGCTCGACGAACACGGCCGGCTCAAGTCGGCAGACGAACTGCGTGAGCTGGTCGGTCGCAGCGTCGATGGCGATCCGCGGTTGATCGTCAACTACTGCCGACTATCCCACAGATCCACCCTCGGCTGGATCGCGCTGTCGGAGGTCCTGGGTCTCGACAACGTGCGTGTCTACGACGGTTCGTGGACCGAGTGGGGCAGCATCGTCGGCTTTCCGATCGAGAAGTGA
- a CDS encoding ABC transporter substrate-binding protein, whose product MAVLRWVAAALALLLTLTACGSDSGSSPGSGEPVRGGTLTVAQADYPEEGMNPQVRGCCSEVQVLRNAFDSLVAIDYDESIHPWLAESYERSDDGLTYTFTLRRDVTFHDGEPFNAAAVKANFDKIINDKEYAPSVAKSTFQTLKSTEVVDEYTVRTVLSEPTANWLNTLASLQGAQISPKSLQNPDVAAGGVGIAGTGPFILTDVVEGSELRFKRNEDYNWPSALAQHDGPAYLDELVVKIVPEPNVRAGLLTSQEVDAIAQVAPADIAQFDGVDGFQFEWKPSNVSPYSLYFNVTGDNSKDVRVRRALREAVDLNPIIDTVLQGSSDRAWSIVGPQSPFYDAKYENAYGGNVEEANKLLDEAGWTGRDSEGYRTDATGRRLTVRLIATEPKPPLSTVLEAYQAEARTNAGIDVDLQFRDEGTVDVVRETNAYEAFPRAVGGVDIGVVLEKIYETGGAINGPKLEDPQVDGWLADGRSALDDGARKAAYDKVAQYALIDQVTTLPLYTERYNAAATSRVHEIERWLDPPRGMTNFWAYDTWKE is encoded by the coding sequence ATGGCTGTGCTGCGGTGGGTTGCCGCGGCCCTGGCACTGCTGTTGACCCTGACAGCCTGCGGGAGTGACTCCGGCAGCAGCCCCGGCAGTGGCGAACCGGTGCGTGGCGGCACGCTGACCGTTGCGCAGGCCGACTATCCCGAGGAGGGGATGAACCCGCAGGTGCGTGGCTGCTGCAGCGAGGTCCAGGTGCTGCGCAACGCCTTCGACAGCCTGGTGGCCATCGACTACGACGAGTCGATCCACCCGTGGCTGGCTGAGAGCTACGAGCGCTCCGATGACGGACTGACCTACACCTTCACGCTGCGCCGGGATGTCACGTTCCATGATGGTGAGCCGTTCAACGCTGCCGCGGTGAAGGCCAACTTCGACAAGATCATCAATGACAAGGAGTACGCGCCCTCGGTGGCGAAGAGCACCTTCCAGACACTGAAGTCGACAGAGGTCGTCGACGAGTACACGGTGCGTACGGTGCTCTCCGAACCGACCGCAAACTGGCTGAATACCCTTGCATCACTGCAGGGTGCGCAGATTTCACCGAAATCGCTACAGAACCCCGATGTCGCCGCCGGTGGTGTTGGGATCGCGGGTACCGGCCCGTTCATCCTGACCGATGTCGTCGAGGGATCCGAACTGCGCTTCAAGCGCAACGAGGACTACAACTGGCCCTCGGCGCTGGCCCAGCACGATGGCCCGGCGTATCTCGACGAGCTGGTGGTCAAGATCGTCCCCGAGCCCAATGTCCGTGCCGGGCTGCTGACCTCGCAGGAGGTCGATGCGATCGCCCAGGTCGCGCCCGCCGATATCGCCCAGTTCGACGGTGTGGACGGTTTCCAGTTCGAGTGGAAGCCGTCCAACGTGTCGCCCTACTCGCTGTACTTCAACGTCACCGGTGACAACAGCAAGGATGTCCGGGTGCGCCGCGCGCTGCGTGAAGCGGTCGATCTGAACCCGATCATCGACACCGTCCTCCAGGGCAGTTCCGACCGGGCGTGGAGCATCGTTGGGCCGCAGAGTCCGTTCTACGACGCCAAGTACGAAAATGCCTACGGTGGCAATGTCGAGGAGGCCAACAAACTGCTCGACGAGGCCGGCTGGACCGGACGCGACAGCGAGGGGTACCGCACCGACGCGACGGGCCGCCGGCTGACGGTCCGGCTGATCGCAACCGAACCGAAGCCGCCGCTGAGCACCGTGTTGGAGGCCTATCAGGCGGAGGCCCGCACCAACGCCGGCATCGATGTCGACCTGCAGTTCCGCGATGAAGGGACCGTCGACGTCGTGCGGGAGACCAATGCCTACGAGGCGTTCCCGCGGGCCGTCGGCGGCGTGGACATCGGTGTGGTGCTGGAAAAGATCTATGAGACCGGCGGTGCGATCAACGGACCGAAGCTGGAGGACCCGCAGGTCGACGGCTGGCTGGCCGACGGCCGCAGTGCCCTCGACGACGGCGCCCGCAAGGCCGCCTACGACAAGGTCGCCCAGTACGCGCTGATCGATCAGGTCACCACGCTGCCGCTGTACACCGAGCGTTACAACGCGGCGGCCACCAGCCGGGTACACGAGATCGAACGCTGGTTGGATCCGCCACGCGGCATGACCAACTTCTGGGCCTACGACACCTGGAAGGAATAA
- a CDS encoding NtaA/DmoA family FMN-dependent monooxygenase (This protein belongs to a clade of FMN-dependent monooxygenases, within a broader family of flavin-dependent oxidoreductases, the luciferase-like monooxygenase (LMM) family, some of whose members use coenzyme F420 rather than FMN.): MAFTRDSITLNLNLIPGGVFPGAWRAGSGDAQQYSSLDHYIEVAKIAERGKFDAVFLADTPVWRYRGEYRPFRGLDPTLAFAAIAQHTEHIGLVATGSSSYNSAYNLARRISTLDHISGGRAAWNIVATNGDDVARNFGREHGLDHDARYRRAHEFVEAVRALWDGWADDAWVADRATGTYVDEKRIRAVDYRGEFVSTAGPLPLPRSPQGHPVLVQAGSSPDGIGLASRFADAVYTVQPTIESAIDFRNTVREHAAGWGRDPDSIRVLPGLITLVAPTEREAREREIELRELHTERFAINALALQIGVPVEALDLDKELPWDLVPADGELGAQGGHFAALIGTARREKFTVRQILARQGGGLTHVTAIGSPEQVADQIETWVQAGASDGFNIMSAQLPDVATAFVDHVVPLLQRKGIFRTEYPGTTLRDTLGLARPGDGFENHVHTGTLHSVGEAAFG, encoded by the coding sequence ATGGCTTTCACCCGTGATTCGATCACGCTGAACCTCAACCTAATTCCTGGCGGCGTGTTCCCCGGTGCGTGGCGGGCCGGCAGCGGCGACGCCCAGCAGTACAGCAGCCTTGACCATTACATCGAGGTCGCCAAGATCGCCGAACGCGGCAAGTTCGACGCGGTGTTCCTGGCCGACACCCCGGTGTGGCGCTACCGGGGGGAATACCGACCGTTCCGCGGTCTTGACCCGACACTGGCCTTCGCCGCCATCGCCCAGCACACCGAGCACATCGGGCTGGTCGCCACCGGATCAAGCTCGTACAACTCGGCTTACAACCTGGCTCGGCGCATCTCGACGCTGGACCACATCTCGGGTGGTCGCGCGGCGTGGAACATCGTCGCCACCAACGGGGACGACGTGGCCCGCAACTTCGGCCGCGAGCACGGACTCGACCACGATGCCCGCTACCGGCGGGCCCATGAATTCGTCGAGGCCGTCCGTGCGCTGTGGGACGGCTGGGCCGACGACGCCTGGGTGGCCGACCGCGCGACCGGCACCTACGTCGACGAAAAACGGATCCGCGCCGTCGATTACCGCGGCGAGTTCGTCAGCACTGCCGGTCCGCTACCGCTTCCACGCTCCCCGCAGGGGCATCCGGTGCTGGTCCAGGCCGGATCATCCCCGGACGGCATCGGGTTGGCCTCGCGTTTCGCCGACGCCGTCTACACCGTGCAGCCCACCATCGAGTCGGCCATCGATTTCCGTAACACCGTCCGCGAGCACGCGGCTGGTTGGGGCCGGGACCCGGACTCCATCCGCGTCCTGCCCGGGTTGATCACCCTCGTCGCGCCTACCGAGCGCGAGGCCCGCGAACGTGAGATCGAACTGCGTGAGCTGCATACCGAACGTTTCGCGATCAACGCGCTCGCCCTGCAGATCGGTGTTCCGGTCGAGGCACTGGATCTGGACAAGGAACTGCCGTGGGACCTGGTGCCCGCCGATGGCGAACTCGGCGCCCAGGGCGGGCATTTCGCGGCGCTGATCGGGACCGCCCGACGTGAGAAGTTCACGGTCCGCCAGATCCTGGCCCGCCAGGGTGGCGGGCTGACCCACGTCACCGCCATCGGGTCACCGGAGCAGGTGGCCGACCAGATCGAGACCTGGGTGCAGGCCGGCGCCTCCGACGGATTCAACATCATGTCGGCCCAACTGCCCGATGTGGCAACCGCCTTCGTCGACCATGTGGTGCCACTGTTGCAGCGCAAGGGCATCTTCCGCACCGAGTACCCGGGCACGACACTGCGCGACACCCTCGGGCTGGCCCGGCCCGGTGACGGTTTCGAGAACCACGTGCACACCGGGACCCTGCACTCGGTAGGCGAGGCGGCGTTCGGCTGA
- a CDS encoding ABC transporter permease yields MTVLETSQSTRPGTAVTPNAGPPRRVRRWSGVAFQARYIAEKLVAAMVVLWLAASAAFLAVHLAPGDPVTLLMGEFDTPELRATIEAQWGLDRSLAWQYVDFMTRLVQGDLGQSYVQRSAVTDILFGHRLLASAQLTVAATALAVVLAVTVALATANRPGIASRVTQLGELTFASIPTFWLGIVFITVLSFQLGLLPVVGGTKVQNLILPSLTLGLPLAAVLSQVLREGIEKSLEQPYAVTARARGISPWQLKVRHGLRHALIPALTLAGWSVGGMLTGTVIVEQVFGRPGIGQATVVAVTRQDVPVVLGITLLAVALYVAVNTVVDILYLWIDPRMRVR; encoded by the coding sequence ATGACCGTCCTCGAGACCTCCCAGAGCACCCGGCCCGGAACGGCGGTGACCCCGAACGCGGGGCCACCCCGCCGGGTCAGGCGGTGGTCGGGTGTCGCCTTTCAGGCCCGCTACATCGCCGAGAAACTCGTGGCGGCCATGGTGGTGCTCTGGCTTGCCGCGTCGGCGGCCTTCCTGGCGGTGCACCTCGCACCAGGCGACCCGGTGACGTTGTTGATGGGCGAGTTCGACACCCCCGAACTCCGCGCCACCATCGAGGCACAGTGGGGTCTGGACCGCTCACTGGCCTGGCAGTACGTCGACTTCATGACCAGGCTGGTGCAGGGTGATCTGGGACAGTCCTACGTGCAGCGCTCCGCGGTCACCGACATCCTGTTCGGGCACCGGCTGCTGGCCAGTGCTCAATTGACCGTGGCGGCAACGGCGCTCGCTGTCGTGCTGGCGGTGACCGTGGCGCTGGCCACCGCCAACCGGCCCGGTATCGCGAGTCGGGTCACCCAGCTCGGCGAGCTCACCTTCGCCTCCATCCCGACCTTCTGGCTCGGCATCGTGTTCATCACCGTGTTGTCCTTCCAGCTCGGACTATTGCCGGTGGTCGGCGGCACGAAGGTGCAGAATCTGATCCTGCCCAGCCTCACCCTCGGACTGCCACTGGCCGCGGTGCTGTCCCAGGTGCTGCGCGAAGGTATCGAGAAATCACTCGAGCAGCCCTACGCCGTCACCGCAAGAGCCCGTGGCATCTCGCCATGGCAGCTGAAGGTGCGCCACGGTCTGCGGCATGCGCTCATCCCGGCGCTCACCCTGGCCGGCTGGTCGGTCGGCGGCATGCTCACCGGAACCGTGATCGTCGAGCAGGTGTTCGGCAGACCCGGTATCGGCCAGGCCACCGTCGTCGCGGTCACCCGCCAGGATGTCCCGGTGGTCCTCGGTATCACCCTGCTGGCGGTCGCGCTGTATGTCGCGGTGAACACCGTCGTCGACATCCTGTACCTGTGGATCGACCCGCGGATGCGGGTCAGGTAG
- a CDS encoding ABC transporter ATP-binding protein — protein sequence MSDDLLVEVRGLTVSFDSVRNPDGTPLPVVRGVDLSIRRGRILAIVGESGSGKSVTARALVGLAGAAGTVTAEHLRILGIDATKHRERDWRAVRGAQIGFVLQDALTSLDPLRTVQAEVSEALRVKRSQRVDAVEQLLDSVGIPEPGYRRRNYPHQLSGGLRQRALIASALAGRPDVLIADEPTTALDVTVQARILTLLRSLADDGRGVLLISHDLAVVSRVADDVLVMHHGEVVERGSVEQVIHHPTHDYTRRLVAAVPGRETRGRRLAAPGSPAPGAPAVGPQIVADIAGVSKFYRRGRAAEFTAAQDVTFAIRSSEIVGLVGESGSGKSTVARIVTGLLAPDAGHVTVSHPRLGAVQLVAQDSVGSFDPRYTVREIIAETVALGHHGRTARQQRIRELLDLVHLPAAVIDRHPRSLSGGQRQRVSIARALGSDPELLVCDEAVSALDVSIQAQILDLLLEIRAARNTALLFISHDIGVVHHVADRVLVMHRGRVVEEGSADEVFQTPRDTYTKTLLQAVPTL from the coding sequence ATGAGCGACGATCTGCTGGTCGAGGTCCGCGGGCTGACGGTGTCCTTCGACAGTGTTCGTAATCCTGACGGCACCCCACTACCGGTCGTGCGAGGCGTCGATCTGAGCATCCGGCGCGGCCGGATCCTGGCCATCGTCGGGGAATCCGGTTCCGGAAAGTCGGTGACGGCGCGTGCGCTGGTCGGATTGGCTGGGGCCGCAGGGACCGTGACGGCCGAGCATCTGCGCATCCTGGGTATCGACGCGACGAAGCACCGCGAGCGGGACTGGCGTGCAGTCCGCGGGGCGCAGATCGGCTTCGTGCTGCAGGACGCGCTCACCTCGCTGGACCCGCTGCGCACTGTGCAGGCGGAGGTGTCCGAAGCGTTGCGTGTCAAGCGGTCTCAGCGAGTCGATGCGGTGGAGCAACTGCTGGACTCCGTGGGTATTCCGGAACCGGGATACCGGCGTCGCAACTATCCGCATCAGCTCTCCGGTGGTCTTCGCCAGCGTGCACTGATCGCGTCGGCACTGGCCGGTCGACCCGATGTGCTGATCGCCGATGAGCCCACCACCGCCCTGGACGTCACCGTGCAGGCTCGCATCCTGACTCTGCTGCGATCACTGGCCGACGACGGCCGCGGTGTCCTACTGATCAGTCATGATCTGGCCGTGGTGTCCCGGGTGGCCGATGACGTGCTGGTGATGCATCACGGCGAGGTCGTCGAGCGGGGTTCGGTCGAACAGGTGATCCACCATCCGACCCACGATTACACGCGTCGGTTGGTGGCCGCCGTCCCGGGCCGCGAGACCCGCGGACGGCGACTGGCCGCACCGGGCAGCCCCGCACCCGGGGCGCCCGCGGTCGGGCCGCAGATCGTCGCCGATATCGCCGGGGTGAGCAAGTTCTATCGGCGCGGCCGCGCCGCCGAGTTCACCGCAGCCCAGGACGTGACGTTCGCCATCCGTAGCAGCGAGATCGTTGGCCTGGTCGGTGAATCCGGCTCCGGTAAGTCGACCGTCGCACGAATCGTGACCGGTCTGCTGGCTCCCGACGCAGGGCATGTCACGGTGAGCCATCCCCGTTTGGGCGCTGTGCAGCTCGTTGCGCAGGACTCGGTCGGCTCCTTTGATCCGCGGTACACCGTACGCGAGATCATCGCCGAGACAGTCGCGCTCGGCCATCACGGTAGAACGGCCAGGCAGCAACGTATCCGAGAACTGTTGGACCTGGTCCACCTACCTGCTGCGGTCATCGATCGCCACCCCCGGTCGTTGTCCGGCGGGCAACGGCAACGGGTGTCGATAGCCCGGGCGCTGGGATCGGACCCCGAGTTGCTGGTCTGCGATGAGGCGGTGTCCGCACTCGATGTGTCCATCCAGGCCCAGATTCTCGATCTGCTGCTGGAGATCCGGGCCGCCCGCAACACGGCACTGCTGTTCATCTCCCACGACATCGGTGTGGTCCATCACGTCGCCGACCGGGTGCTGGTGATGCACCGGGGGCGGGTCGTCGAAGAGGGCTCCGCCGACGAGGTGTTCCAGACACCGCGAGACACCTACACCAAGACCCTGCTGCAGGCGGTGCCGACGCTGTGA
- a CDS encoding LLM class flavin-dependent oxidoreductase: protein MTSLPEFGIFFRLNDTEADPVQQYHDGLDLITHAEELGLDSAWVTSHHFRSDKGTIASPLVFLSAASQRTSRIRLGAGVVVVTLENPIRVAEDAVITDALSRGRLQLGLGSGLEDWAFEPFGVDWDDRLHVYAEKTAALRSALDGDDLGGGRHLYPPAGDLPNRLWRVASDPAEAARIGRAGDNLLLRSSKALSFEGNLDRHSEAIDGFREHAGPGQRIAASRTVIVAETTAAARELAGQRAIDLHLKNGNGEPWYGDPEFVRERLHNDPELYLVDEVLLQVAPAKLTLAQWKKNLDLIVSEVLDPVRNIGDRFARVS, encoded by the coding sequence ATGACCAGCCTGCCCGAGTTCGGGATCTTCTTCCGACTCAACGACACCGAGGCCGATCCGGTCCAGCAGTACCACGACGGTCTGGACCTGATCACCCACGCCGAAGAGCTCGGACTCGATTCGGCGTGGGTCACCTCGCATCACTTCCGCTCGGACAAGGGCACCATCGCCTCGCCGCTGGTGTTCTTGTCCGCAGCCAGCCAGCGCACCAGCCGGATCCGGCTGGGTGCCGGCGTCGTCGTGGTCACCCTGGAGAATCCGATCCGGGTGGCCGAGGATGCGGTGATCACCGATGCATTGTCCCGCGGCCGGCTACAGCTGGGTCTCGGCTCCGGGCTGGAGGATTGGGCCTTCGAGCCGTTCGGCGTGGACTGGGACGACCGGTTACACGTGTATGCGGAGAAGACGGCGGCGTTGCGGTCGGCCCTGGACGGTGATGACCTCGGCGGCGGCCGACACCTCTACCCGCCCGCCGGTGATCTGCCGAACCGGTTGTGGCGGGTGGCCAGTGATCCCGCCGAAGCTGCGCGGATCGGGCGGGCGGGTGACAACCTGCTTCTGAGGTCCTCCAAGGCGCTGTCGTTCGAGGGCAACCTGGACCGGCACAGCGAGGCCATCGACGGGTTCCGCGAGCATGCCGGCCCCGGCCAGCGGATCGCGGCGTCCCGGACCGTCATCGTCGCCGAGACGACGGCGGCGGCGCGGGAGTTGGCGGGTCAGCGGGCGATTGACCTGCATCTGAAGAACGGCAACGGTGAGCCGTGGTACGGCGATCCGGAGTTTGTGCGTGAACGACTGCACAACGACCCGGAACTCTATCTGGTGGACGAGGTGCTGCTGCAGGTGGCGCCGGCCAAACTGACTCTGGCGCAATGGAAAAAGAACCTGGACTTGATCGTGTCGGAGGTGCTCGACCCGGTCCGCAACATAGGAGACCGCTTTGCGCGGGTCTCGTGA